Within Fimbriiglobus ruber, the genomic segment ACCGGCGAAGGTGTGGTCTTTGAAAACGGCGTACTCTACGCGCCGGTCAAGGTGTTCAGCGAGCGATTGAAGAACCTGATCGAGAGCGGGAAGCAAGCGCTCTCATTGGGCTATCGCTGCGTCTACGAGAAGGCGTCCGGCATTTTTGACGGGCAGATGTACGACTACGTTCAACGGAACCTGCGGGGCAACCACCTCGCACTGGTCGACGCCGCCCGCTGCGACGTCGCGGTACTTGATAACCACATGGCGTTCGATCACTTCGATCTGGCGCTCGACAACTCAAAGGAGACGATTATGGCCGACGAAGACATGAAGGACCGCCTCAAGAAGGCGGAGGACGAACTGAAGGAATGCAAGGACTGGATCGCCGGTCGCACGGCGAAAGACGCCGAGGAGATGGAAATGAAGAAGAAGGCCGAGGACAAGGCCGCGAAGGACGCCGAGGAGGAAGAGAAGAAGAAAGCCGAGGACGACCGCATTGAAGGCGTCAAAGGCCTCGACGAAGAGAAAGACGAGGACATGAAGAAAAAGGCCGAGGACAAAAAGGCCAAGGACGAGGACGAAGAAGAAGAAAAGGAAGGCATGGACGCCGCCGAGGTGAAACGTCTGATTCGTAGCGAGATCAAGGCGGCGATGGATTCGCAGCCCAAGGTCACGCACAAGTCCCTGATCAGCGAAGCGGCTCGCACGGCCGCGCTCGCCTCTCAGCTCTCCCAGCACATCGGCACCTTCGACCACTCCGACAAGACGCTCGACGAAGTGACTCGCTACGGCATCGACCAGCTGGGCCTCACCTGCCCGGCTGGTCACGAGGAAACGGCCCTCAACGCCTTCTTCGCCGCCAAGAAGAGCTCGACCACGGGCTTCGCGCTGGATGCCAAAACCAAGCGGTCCGGCGAACTCGACGCCTACCTCAACAGCTAACCCCAAGGAGACTCACCCATGAGTGCTGCAACTTTCCAATCCACCGTTAACATCTGGTCGACGCTCGGCGTCGTGGGCGACATGGCCTTCGACGGCCCGCTCCGTGCGACCCCGTTCAACCTCTTCTCGAACGGCACCCCGAATATCATCGGCAACGCCTTCACCGTCACCAGCGGCGGTAATCCCGAACCGTCGGGTAACAGCGCCCTGGCGGGTACTGCTACCGTGGGCGGCTCCGGCATCTTCGCCGGCATCCTCGTGAACTCGAAGGACTACGCTTCGTACGGCACGACCAACGGTCCGTTGAACCCCACCATCACCCTGCCCGACAACTCGATCGGGTTCTTGGCCAACATGGGGTACTTCTTCGTCAACCTGCCCGGTCCGGCGAACGTGGGCGACCTGGTCACCTACGACCCGCTGACCGGCAACCTGAACAGCATCACGCCGACCACCAGCTTCACCGGCACGATCAGCACGACCACCCTCACGGTGTCCGCCGTGACCGCAGGTCAACTCGCCGTCGGCCAGATCATCTCCGGGACCGGCGTCACTCCCGGCACCCGGATCACCGCCCTGGGAACGGGTACGGGCTACACCGGCACCTACACGATCAGCGTGAGCCAGACGGTGGGCTCGGCGACCGCCATGACCGCGGCCAACCAACCGGCCCCGGCGTTCGCGGCATCCGCGGCCTACATCACGACTTCGGCCGGCGTGGACACCCTCCACATCGCCACCCTCACCTCCGGCGAGGTTCTCATCGGCCAGCAGGTGTTCGGTACTGGTGTCGCACCGAACACGGTCATTACCGCATTCGGCAGTGGCACCGGCGGGACCGGCACCTATACGCTCAACACCAGTGGCCAGACGGTCGCATCCTCGGGCAGTCCGGAAGCCATGACCGGCCCGTCCAATCTGTTCGTGCCGAATTGCGTGGTCGATCGCTACACGACCAACACGACCGGCGGCCTCGCCGTCATCAAGCTGACTAACTAGCCGTTCAACCCACATCAGGAGACACCTCAATGCAAACCATCACCCACTCCGCGTTGGACGGCAAGAGCGTCCGACCGCTGATCTTCAGCAACGTCGAAGACTACGAGGACCTGCACCGCATCGGCATCGGCGGCCTCGACAAGATCATCGACGCCGGCTTCGGCATGGATTCGATCCAGGGCAACGTGACCCAGGCCAGCATTCCCGTGCAGTTGCAGTTCCTCCAGCAGTTCCTGCCCGGCTTCGTCAAAGTGATGACGGCCGCCCGCAAGATCGACGAGTTCATCGGCATCAACACCGCCGGTAGCTGGGAGGACGAAGAAGTCGTCCAGGGCATCATCGAAAACACCGGTTCCGCGGTGCCGTACGGCGACCTCACCAACGTGCCCCTGTCCAGCTGGAACGAGAACTGGGTGACGCGCACCGTCGTCCGCTTCGAGCTCGGCATGCGGGTCGGCAACTTGGAAGAGAAGCGTGCCGCTCGCATCATGGTCAACAGCGCCGAATCGAAGCGCGAGTCGGCCGGTCTGGCCTTGGAACAGCAGCGGAATGCGGTGGGCTTCTACGGGTACAACGGTGGCAACAACTTCACATACGGCTTCCTGAACGATCCCGGCTTACCGGCTTACGTGACCGTGGCCGCCACCGGCACCGGCAGTTCCACCTTGTGGTCGACAAAGACCTTCCTCGAAATCTGCGCCGACATCCGGACCGCGATCGTCGGACTCCGCACCCAATCGCAGGACACCATCGATCCCGAAACGACCGCCCTGACCCTGGGGCTTCCGACGGATTGCGTGGACTACCTGTCGGTGACCTCGGACTTCGGCATCTCGGTGCGCGACTGGTTGACCCAGACGTACAAGAAGACCCGCATCGTGTCGGCCCCCCAGTTGAACAGCGCCAACGGCGGCGCGAACGTGTTCTACCTGTACGCGGACGCGGTCAACGACCTGTCGACCGACGA encodes:
- a CDS encoding DUF2213 domain-containing protein, encoding MSTGNYSQEQAIAIAESEARRTGKDSAIRAAGVLFTDGQSVLLLKRAGKEHEDGTWAFPGGKLEGEETPEQAAIRESYEETGLKAANLEQIDRTDNGEVEFTTFLARLDKTDPILNDEHTGFVWADLASLPQPLHPGVARTLKAYTANRHTVDAAETARKEDLNGYITVENNPISRSGVFQYLGRSIGAPEPDRIYNVYRPAEEFTPETIDSFKMLPIVDDHTMLGPRESGLTPAEVKGVHGTTGEGVVFENGVLYAPVKVFSERLKNLIESGKQALSLGYRCVYEKASGIFDGQMYDYVQRNLRGNHLALVDAARCDVAVLDNHMAFDHFDLALDNSKETIMADEDMKDRLKKAEDELKECKDWIAGRTAKDAEEMEMKKKAEDKAAKDAEEEEKKKAEDDRIEGVKGLDEEKDEDMKKKAEDKKAKDEDEEEEKEGMDAAEVKRLIRSEIKAAMDSQPKVTHKSLISEAARTAALASQLSQHIGTFDHSDKTLDEVTRYGIDQLGLTCPAGHEETALNAFFAAKKSSTTGFALDAKTKRSGELDAYLNS
- a CDS encoding structural cement protein Gp24, whose product is MSAATFQSTVNIWSTLGVVGDMAFDGPLRATPFNLFSNGTPNIIGNAFTVTSGGNPEPSGNSALAGTATVGGSGIFAGILVNSKDYASYGTTNGPLNPTITLPDNSIGFLANMGYFFVNLPGPANVGDLVTYDPLTGNLNSITPTTSFTGTISTTTLTVSAVTAGQLAVGQIISGTGVTPGTRITALGTGTGYTGTYTISVSQTVGSATAMTAANQPAPAFAASAAYITTSAGVDTLHIATLTSGEVLIGQQVFGTGVAPNTVITAFGSGTGGTGTYTLNTSGQTVASSGSPEAMTGPSNLFVPNCVVDRYTTNTTGGLAVIKLTN
- a CDS encoding major capsid family protein — its product is MQTITHSALDGKSVRPLIFSNVEDYEDLHRIGIGGLDKIIDAGFGMDSIQGNVTQASIPVQLQFLQQFLPGFVKVMTAARKIDEFIGINTAGSWEDEEVVQGIIENTGSAVPYGDLTNVPLSSWNENWVTRTVVRFELGMRVGNLEEKRAARIMVNSAESKRESAGLALEQQRNAVGFYGYNGGNNFTYGFLNDPGLPAYVTVAATGTGSSTLWSTKTFLEICADIRTAIVGLRTQSQDTIDPETTALTLGLPTDCVDYLSVTSDFGISVRDWLTQTYKKTRIVSAPQLNSANGGANVFYLYADAVNDLSTDDGRTFAQLVPAKFQVLGVQQLPKGYEEDYSNATAGVLCKRPYAVYRATGI